One region of Mucilaginibacter sp. 14171R-50 genomic DNA includes:
- a CDS encoding bifunctional response regulator/alkaline phosphatase family protein, whose product MQDTTILWADDEIDLLKPHVLFLNEKGYKVTTVTNGNDAIEEFKKQYFDLVFLDENMPGLTGLETLQQIKNISSDVPIVLITKNEEEYLMEDAIGSKIDDYLIKPVHPKQILLTIKKLTENKRLVTEKTTMAYQQDFRNLGMTLNDNLSYQEWVDVYKKLIYWELELETLEDAGMHEILTLQKAEANVQFCKFVERNYLSWIKDPENGPTISTQLFKKKVFPKLDGKGPVFFILIDNLRYDQFKIINPIISEYFRLEEEDTYYSILPTATQYARNAIFSGLMPLEMESRYPQMWQNDEDEGGKNLYEADFVADQLKRVLRKDIKHSYHKILNIDEGRALNESVNNLMNNELNVVVYNFVDMLSHARTDMQMIRELASDDAAYRSLTLSWFEHSPLLDLLKFLASKQVRVIITTDHGTIRVKNPSKIIGDRNTNTNLRYKQGKNLNYNAKDVFHIRNPHDAMLPRLHVSSSFVFAKGDNYFVYPNNYNHFVNFYNETFQHGGISLEEMIIPIVTYGPK is encoded by the coding sequence ATGCAGGATACCACTATTTTATGGGCCGATGACGAGATTGATCTGCTGAAACCACATGTTCTTTTCCTGAACGAAAAGGGCTACAAAGTTACCACCGTTACCAACGGTAATGATGCCATTGAGGAATTTAAGAAGCAGTACTTTGACCTGGTATTCCTGGACGAGAACATGCCGGGATTAACCGGCCTGGAAACTTTGCAGCAAATAAAAAATATAAGCAGCGATGTACCTATAGTGCTTATCACCAAAAACGAAGAAGAATATTTAATGGAGGACGCTATCGGATCGAAGATAGACGATTACCTGATAAAGCCGGTACACCCCAAGCAAATACTGCTAACGATAAAAAAACTTACTGAAAATAAACGCCTGGTTACCGAAAAAACAACTATGGCATACCAGCAGGATTTCAGGAACCTGGGCATGACCCTTAACGATAACTTAAGTTACCAGGAGTGGGTTGATGTTTACAAAAAACTGATATATTGGGAACTGGAACTGGAAACACTTGAAGATGCCGGCATGCACGAGATACTAACCCTGCAAAAAGCCGAGGCAAACGTACAGTTTTGCAAGTTTGTTGAACGTAATTACCTAAGTTGGATAAAAGACCCTGAAAACGGCCCTACTATTTCGACGCAATTATTTAAAAAGAAGGTATTCCCGAAACTGGATGGCAAAGGGCCGGTTTTTTTTATATTGATTGATAACTTAAGGTACGACCAGTTTAAAATAATTAACCCCATTATTTCGGAGTATTTCAGGCTGGAAGAAGAGGACACTTATTACAGTATATTGCCCACTGCCACACAGTACGCGCGTAACGCTATCTTTTCGGGCTTAATGCCTTTAGAGATGGAAAGCCGTTACCCGCAAATGTGGCAGAACGATGAGGACGAGGGTGGTAAAAACCTTTACGAAGCCGATTTTGTTGCCGACCAGCTTAAGCGCGTTTTACGCAAGGACATTAAACACTCCTATCATAAAATTCTGAATATTGATGAAGGCCGCGCGTTGAACGAATCGGTAAATAACCTGATGAACAACGAGCTTAATGTGGTGGTTTACAACTTTGTTGATATGCTAAGCCATGCACGCACAGATATGCAGATGATACGCGAACTGGCCAGCGACGATGCAGCTTATCGCTCATTAACGTTATCATGGTTCGAGCATTCGCCGCTATTAGACCTGCTTAAGTTTTTAGCTTCCAAGCAGGTGAGGGTGATAATCACCACAGACCATGGCACCATTCGCGTTAAAAATCCAAGTAAAATAATAGGCGATCGAAATACCAACACCAACCTGCGTTATAAACAGGGTAAAAACCTTAACTATAATGCCAAAGATGTATTTCACATACGCAACCCGCACGATGCCATGCTGCCAAGGCTGCACGTAAGTAGCAGCTTTGTATTTGCAAAAGGCGACAACTATTTTGTTTATCCTAATAACTATAACCACTTTGTGAATTTTTATAACGAAACCTTCCAGCATGGCGGGATCTCGTTGGAAGAAATGATCATCCCGATAGTTACCTACGGGCCTAAATAA
- the tsaE gene encoding tRNA (adenosine(37)-N6)-threonylcarbamoyltransferase complex ATPase subunit type 1 TsaE: protein MDLHTTSTTDLPATAAEILKYAGDTRIFLFYGEMGAGKTTLIKSLCAALGVKDEVTSPTFSIVNEYEGSDGPVYHFDFYRLKDHNEALDMGYEEYFYSGNYCFIEWPEKIADLVPDSYTGIRIHIINAGSRQLTVENIS, encoded by the coding sequence ATGGACTTACACACCACATCCACAACAGACCTGCCTGCCACAGCGGCAGAGATATTGAAATACGCCGGCGATACACGCATCTTTCTTTTTTACGGCGAAATGGGCGCGGGTAAAACCACGCTTATCAAATCCCTTTGCGCGGCTTTGGGTGTTAAAGATGAGGTAACCAGCCCTACATTTTCGATAGTGAATGAATATGAGGGTAGTGATGGCCCGGTTTATCATTTTGATTTTTATCGCTTAAAAGATCACAACGAGGCACTGGATATGGGATACGAGGAATATTTCTACTCGGGCAATTATTGTTTTATAGAGTGGCCCGAAAAAATTGCCGACCTGGTACCTGATAGCTATACCGGCATACGGATACATATCATCAACGCGGGCTCGAGGCAACTAACGGTTGAAAACATTTCCTGA
- a CDS encoding alanine dehydrogenase has protein sequence MSTGKYSGFSNVARQAMMQPQESMLEVKSKKNKLYIGIPKEVSFQENRIALTPLSVALLVNNGHDILLESNAGQAANFSDNNYSEQGAQIVYDTKKVYEADIIIKIAPPTQEEIEMMKPGQLLISALQLSTLKAECLHALMKKKITALCFEHLQDEGGSLTVVRAMSEIVGATSVLIAAEYLSNIFEGKGLMLGGITGVPPTEIVILGAGTVGEYAARTAISLGAQVKVFDPSIYKLRRLQNNIGTRIFTSVVQPIVLEKAITTCDVAIGAIRADDGRSPCIVSEETVSRMKPNSVIIDVSIDQGGCFETSEITNHTHPVFRKYDVIHYCVPNIASRVARTATYALTNIFAPILLDIGEQGSLKNVIWQKTGIRNAVYIYQGHLTNKHMGERFAIPSKDLELLVVSNH, from the coding sequence ATGAGTACAGGGAAATACAGTGGGTTCTCAAATGTTGCCAGGCAGGCAATGATGCAACCCCAGGAGTCGATGCTGGAAGTTAAAAGTAAAAAAAACAAACTTTATATTGGCATCCCCAAAGAGGTTTCTTTCCAGGAGAACCGTATCGCGCTAACCCCCTTATCGGTAGCCTTGCTTGTAAATAACGGGCACGATATACTGCTGGAGAGCAACGCGGGCCAGGCTGCCAATTTTTCTGACAATAACTACAGCGAGCAAGGCGCCCAGATAGTTTACGACACCAAAAAGGTCTACGAAGCCGATATCATCATTAAAATAGCGCCCCCTACACAGGAAGAAATTGAAATGATGAAACCCGGGCAGCTATTGATTTCGGCGCTCCAGTTATCAACCTTAAAAGCCGAGTGCCTGCATGCACTCATGAAAAAAAAGATAACCGCCCTTTGTTTTGAGCATCTCCAAGACGAAGGCGGCTCGCTAACAGTTGTGCGCGCCATGAGCGAAATAGTAGGTGCAACATCTGTGCTTATCGCTGCCGAGTACCTGAGCAATATTTTTGAAGGCAAAGGCTTAATGCTTGGCGGAATAACCGGGGTACCGCCAACCGAAATTGTGATATTGGGTGCGGGCACCGTTGGCGAGTATGCGGCGCGTACCGCTATATCGCTCGGGGCGCAGGTTAAAGTGTTCGATCCGTCCATTTACAAACTTAGGCGGCTTCAAAACAACATCGGTACAAGGATTTTTACTTCGGTTGTGCAGCCCATAGTACTCGAAAAAGCCATAACTACCTGCGATGTTGCCATTGGTGCCATTCGTGCCGACGATGGCCGCAGCCCGTGTATAGTATCTGAAGAAACCGTTAGCCGCATGAAACCAAACTCGGTTATTATTGACGTTAGTATTGACCAGGGCGGGTGTTTTGAGACATCCGAAATAACTAACCATACCCACCCGGTTTTTCGCAAATACGATGTGATCCATTACTGCGTACCAAATATAGCATCGCGTGTAGCCCGCACCGCAACCTATGCGCTCACCAACATTTTCGCCCCCATTTTACTGGATATTGGCGAACAGGGTAGCCTTAAAAACGTAATATGGCAAAAAACGGGTATCCGTAACGCGGTATACATATACCAGGGTCACCTCACAAACAAGCATATGGGCGAACGCTTCGCTATCCCAAGTAAAGACCTGGAGTTGCTGGTGGTATCAAACCATTAA
- a CDS encoding histidine phosphatase family protein → MKIVVRQANFFKLLFICLLLTSFNAAAQKTNIWVVRHAEKAANTVNDPDPGLSPAGQKRAVALAKELKRENIKAIYVTRYKRTALTAKPLAYKAKILPRVYNTDTAGIKQFAKTILKNFKGNNVLVVGHSNTVMQLLSAFGAEMPFAGLDEEDYDMLFKVTVKDNGKVELAIDYYGDKHHTNEIPEKYQPEINHPETIRPFTNY, encoded by the coding sequence ATGAAAATTGTAGTAAGGCAGGCTAACTTTTTTAAGTTATTGTTTATTTGTTTACTGCTGACGAGCTTTAACGCTGCAGCCCAAAAAACCAATATATGGGTAGTTCGCCATGCCGAAAAAGCTGCCAATACGGTTAACGACCCCGACCCAGGTTTGAGCCCCGCGGGGCAAAAGCGGGCCGTTGCGCTTGCCAAAGAATTAAAGCGGGAAAACATTAAAGCGATATATGTTACCAGGTATAAACGTACAGCCCTTACTGCAAAACCGCTGGCTTACAAGGCCAAAATTTTACCGAGAGTATACAACACAGATACGGCCGGTATTAAACAATTTGCCAAAACAATTTTAAAGAACTTTAAAGGAAATAATGTTTTGGTAGTGGGCCATTCTAATACAGTAATGCAGTTACTAAGCGCGTTTGGGGCCGAAATGCCCTTCGCCGGGCTTGACGAAGAGGATTACGATATGTTATTTAAGGTAACAGTGAAAGATAACGGTAAGGTTGAGCTGGCTATTGATTATTACGGAGATAAGCACCACACCAATGAGATACCTGAAAAGTATCAGCCAGAAATAAACCACCCGGAAACGATAAGGCCTTTTACTAATTATTAA
- a CDS encoding YihY/virulence factor BrkB family protein: MKFFSKEYFKQLWKVLLATFSGFSADNGLKFSASLAYYTVFSLAPLLLLILSLAGIFLKDDSYRKDFYDQIQHYIGKQGTLQLQSTMNSQDITGKSGIGLGISIATLLLGASSIFIEIQDSLNIIWRVKAKPKRGWVKMLKNRFLSFSLIVSLGFLLLASLLVNIIISAISDKIVALLPHLLGKSLAGIVGETFLFAVNFGITLIVISVLFGIIFKVLPDVKIKWKDVRSGAIFTAILFIIGQYIISLYIQFTAQGSVYGTAGSIIVILVWIYYTAAILYIGAEFTQVYAEARGSHIEPAEYAVVIQQTEVERTTKKMPLQNPHLKDTLKCDDDDDGKKPDGC; this comes from the coding sequence ATGAAATTTTTTAGCAAAGAATATTTTAAACAGTTATGGAAAGTATTGCTGGCTACCTTTAGCGGTTTTTCGGCCGATAATGGTTTAAAGTTCAGTGCATCGCTGGCATACTATACCGTATTTTCTTTGGCACCTTTACTTTTGTTGATACTATCGCTCGCCGGTATTTTTTTAAAGGACGATAGCTACAGAAAAGATTTTTACGATCAGATACAGCATTACATAGGCAAGCAGGGAACCCTGCAATTACAAAGCACCATGAACTCGCAGGATATCACGGGTAAAAGCGGGATAGGTTTGGGAATAAGCATTGCTACTTTGCTGCTTGGTGCCAGCAGTATTTTCATAGAAATACAAGATTCGCTTAACATTATCTGGCGCGTTAAAGCTAAGCCTAAACGTGGCTGGGTAAAAATGCTTAAAAACAGGTTCCTTTCTTTTTCCTTAATAGTAAGCCTTGGTTTTTTATTGCTCGCCTCTTTGCTGGTAAATATTATAATAAGTGCTATAAGCGATAAAATAGTAGCATTATTGCCTCATTTATTGGGGAAAAGCCTTGCCGGTATAGTTGGCGAAACATTCTTATTTGCGGTTAATTTTGGCATAACCCTTATAGTTATTTCGGTATTATTCGGCATTATATTTAAAGTGCTGCCCGATGTTAAAATAAAGTGGAAGGACGTACGCTCGGGCGCTATTTTTACCGCTATATTATTTATAATCGGCCAGTATATTATAAGCCTTTATATTCAGTTTACCGCGCAAGGCTCGGTGTATGGCACAGCGGGTTCTATTATCGTAATTTTGGTGTGGATATATTATACGGCAGCAATTTTATACATAGGCGCCGAATTTACGCAGGTTTATGCCGAAGCGAGGGGCAGCCATATTGAGCCTGCCGAATATGCGGTAGTGATACAACAAACCGAGGTAGAAAGAACGACTAAAAAAATGCCGCTGCAAAACCCGCATTTAAAGGATACCCTTAAATGTGATGATGACGATGATGGCAAAAAACCCGACGGTTGTTAA
- a CDS encoding aspartyl protease family protein gives MLAGLYKYPKFKHVWLTVILSCLFVSANAQSFTVDSNRKNVNIPFKLIRNMMVIKLSINNKGPFNFILDTGVGLMVITEPKLVDSINITSKRTIKLSGLGEGDAFEAYVTAPLNVVIPGLTSNNVSAAILKTDYFNLSSYIGLPVHGLLGYEFFNSLGVKINFTDSTMTVCRPKDLKPFKKSQKIPITVEDKKPYMETMLTFPDGSKATNKFIIDLGAGHPLSLENMLQKHGLPKKSIPANLGVALNGPITGYLSRVKEVMIANYKIKDVITSFPDKDYIQRKFSVPRDGNIGIGILKKFNLTFDYTNNLLYVKKNEKYNDPFEHDMSGIEYYMAGDNFSHLIISRVAPGSPADEIGLIKDDEITSINFKPISKMTSEEIDAFFKKTERSLLLEVYHDKKYDKVIITLKHRI, from the coding sequence GTGTTAGCCGGTCTATATAAATATCCCAAGTTTAAACATGTATGGCTTACTGTCATATTAAGTTGCCTGTTCGTTTCGGCAAATGCGCAATCTTTTACCGTTGATAGTAACCGTAAAAACGTAAATATTCCCTTTAAGCTTATCCGCAATATGATGGTGATAAAGCTTAGCATAAATAATAAGGGGCCCTTCAACTTCATATTAGATACCGGCGTGGGGTTGATGGTAATTACCGAGCCTAAGCTGGTTGATTCGATAAACATAACCTCTAAACGCACCATCAAGCTTTCGGGGCTGGGCGAGGGTGATGCCTTTGAAGCCTATGTTACAGCGCCCCTGAACGTAGTGATACCGGGGCTAACCAGTAACAACGTTTCGGCGGCTATCCTAAAAACCGACTATTTTAATTTGTCGAGCTATATCGGGCTGCCGGTACACGGCTTATTGGGTTACGAGTTTTTTAACTCGCTGGGGGTTAAGATAAATTTCACCGACAGCACAATGACCGTTTGCCGGCCTAAAGACCTTAAACCATTTAAAAAAAGCCAGAAGATACCAATAACGGTTGAGGATAAAAAGCCGTACATGGAAACTATGTTAACTTTTCCGGACGGCAGTAAAGCGACGAATAAATTTATCATCGACCTGGGGGCCGGCCATCCCTTATCGCTCGAAAATATGCTGCAAAAACACGGGCTGCCTAAAAAATCTATCCCGGCCAATTTGGGTGTTGCACTAAACGGTCCTATAACAGGGTATTTAAGCCGGGTAAAGGAAGTGATGATCGCTAACTATAAGATCAAAGACGTTATTACCTCTTTCCCTGATAAAGACTATATACAAAGAAAATTCAGTGTTCCGCGCGATGGCAATATAGGTATCGGTATACTCAAAAAATTCAACCTCACGTTCGATTATACTAACAACCTGCTGTATGTTAAGAAAAATGAGAAGTATAACGATCCTTTTGAGCACGATATGAGCGGAATTGAATATTATATGGCCGGCGATAACTTTTCGCATCTGATCATCAGCAGGGTAGCGCCCGGCTCACCCGCCGACGAGATAGGTTTAATAAAAGACGATGAAATAACCTCGATCAATTTCAAGCCCATTTCAAAAATGACTTCTGAAGAGATCGATGCCTTTTTTAAAAAAACCGAGCGCAGCCTGCTGCTCGAAGTATATCATGACAAAAAGTATGATAAAGTAATTATTACCTTAAAACACCGCATTTAA